A stretch of Gopherus evgoodei ecotype Sinaloan lineage chromosome 19, rGopEvg1_v1.p, whole genome shotgun sequence DNA encodes these proteins:
- the LOC115637397 gene encoding uncharacterized protein K02A2.6-like: WEGMGKDVAKYVRSCEVCQRVGKPQDQVKAPLQPLPIIEVPFQRVAVDILGPFPKKTPRGKQYVLTFVDFATRWPEAVALGNSRSDALCQEHSNNWDLVLQQLLFA; this comes from the exons tgggaggggatgggcaaggacgttgccaagtatgtccggtcttgtgaggtatgccaaagagtgggaaagccccaggaccaggtcaaggcccctctccagccactgcccataattgaggtcccatttcagcgagtagctgtggatattctgggtcctttcccaaaaaagacgcccagaggaaagcagtacgtactgacttttgtggactttgctacccgatggccggaagcagtagctctaggcaactcCAGGTCTGACGCtctgtgtcag gaacactccaataattgggacctagtgttgcagcagttgctttttgcc